From the Comamonas odontotermitis genome, one window contains:
- a CDS encoding SulP family inorganic anion transporter — protein MHVPFSFRPRLHAALRGYDRARFLQDLGAGLTVAVVALPLAMAFAIASGLKPEAGLFTAIIAGFLIALLGGSRVQIGGPAGAFIVIVYGIVQQYGVANLIIATALSGVLLFVMGLLRLGTLVRFIPVAVIIGFTNGIAVLIALSQVKDFLGLSIPKMPGDFFGILGALGNHLSTINPWATSVAVVSLAVVVGWQRWLPAAAGRNAVVQRWAARLARVPGSIVALVLATGVVAGFGLPVETIGSRFGGIPAALPAFTLPAFSWESARFLLMPTITLALLGAIESLLCARVADGMIGDRHDPNQELMAQGIANFITPFFGGMPATGTIARTVTNVKSGATSPVSGMVHALVLLLVILVAAPLAASIPLATLAAILMFVAWNMGEWREFARLKTYRLPYRITLVSVFLLTVVFDLTVAVEFGIFAACITFVYRISSLSRAERLTAAEQPLLAGLDEQVQVWRLHGAIFFGATKLIESLEDQLPTRALVLDLKNVIYVDSTGAEALEALSKTCETRQVRLIVSGLVGQPLDIARRTGLYERLQADLQPDVASATAAAAAT, from the coding sequence TTGCACGTTCCCTTTTCATTCAGGCCGCGCCTCCATGCGGCATTGCGCGGCTATGACCGCGCCCGTTTCCTGCAGGACCTGGGCGCCGGTCTCACCGTCGCCGTAGTGGCCCTGCCACTGGCCATGGCCTTTGCCATCGCCTCGGGCCTCAAACCCGAAGCGGGCCTCTTTACCGCCATCATTGCGGGCTTCCTGATTGCGCTGCTTGGCGGCAGCCGGGTGCAGATCGGCGGGCCCGCGGGCGCCTTCATCGTCATCGTCTATGGCATCGTGCAACAGTACGGTGTGGCCAATCTGATCATTGCCACCGCACTGTCTGGCGTGCTGCTGTTCGTGATGGGGTTGCTGCGGCTGGGAACCCTGGTGCGTTTCATCCCGGTGGCCGTCATCATCGGCTTCACCAACGGCATTGCGGTGCTGATTGCACTGTCGCAGGTCAAGGATTTCCTCGGTCTTTCCATTCCCAAGATGCCAGGAGATTTCTTCGGCATCCTGGGAGCGCTGGGCAACCATCTGTCCACCATCAACCCGTGGGCGACCAGTGTGGCCGTGGTGTCGCTCGCCGTGGTCGTGGGCTGGCAGCGTTGGCTGCCAGCGGCGGCAGGCAGGAATGCTGTGGTGCAGCGATGGGCCGCACGGCTTGCCCGGGTGCCCGGCTCCATTGTTGCGTTGGTGCTCGCCACGGGCGTGGTGGCTGGCTTTGGATTGCCGGTGGAAACCATCGGCAGCCGTTTTGGCGGCATACCGGCGGCGCTGCCCGCATTCACCCTGCCTGCCTTCAGCTGGGAATCGGCACGCTTTCTGCTGATGCCCACCATCACGCTGGCCCTGCTGGGTGCCATCGAGTCGCTGCTGTGCGCCCGTGTGGCCGACGGCATGATCGGCGACCGACACGACCCCAACCAGGAGTTGATGGCCCAGGGCATTGCCAATTTCATCACGCCCTTCTTCGGCGGCATGCCCGCCACCGGCACCATTGCGCGAACGGTGACCAATGTGAAAAGCGGCGCCACCAGCCCCGTCTCCGGCATGGTGCATGCGCTGGTTCTGCTGTTGGTAATCCTGGTGGCAGCACCGCTGGCCGCATCCATTCCGTTGGCCACGCTGGCCGCCATCCTGATGTTCGTGGCCTGGAACATGGGCGAATGGCGCGAGTTCGCGCGGCTCAAGACCTATCGCCTGCCTTATCGCATCACGCTGGTGTCGGTCTTCCTGCTGACCGTGGTGTTCGACCTGACGGTTGCCGTGGAGTTCGGCATCTTCGCGGCCTGCATCACCTTCGTCTACCGTATCTCCAGCCTCTCGCGTGCCGAGCGTCTGACGGCTGCCGAGCAGCCTTTGCTGGCGGGGCTCGATGAACAGGTTCAGGTCTGGCGGCTCCATGGCGCCATTTTCTTTGGCGCCACCAAGCTGATCGAGTCGCTCGAAGACCAGCTGCCCACGCGAGCATTGGTGTTGGACCTGAAGAACGTGATCTACGTGGACTCGACCGGCGCCGAGGCGCTGGAGGCGCTCAGCAAGACCTGCGAGACGCGGCAGGTACGGCTCATCGTCTCGGGCCTGGTCGGCCAACCGCTCGATATCGCCCGGCGCACCGGCCTGTACGAGCGGTTGCAGGCCGATCTGCAACCCGATGTGGCAAGCGCCACGGCCGCTGCCGCGGCGACCTGA
- a CDS encoding BMP family ABC transporter substrate-binding protein, whose translation MNFLARRPRVAVALFGPQGQGSFNEAGLQGVQRALAAGHDVTPFWIAPRDEAARTAAVEQLCEQGFDLIVAHGGQGDAPVSHTLQRWPSQRFAITQGSLQAPQVARYEVQQEQSAFLAGVLAALYSRSGVAAHFSGERVRPGLQGRAAYAHGLRVVGWQGRLLTQFCGHQHQPQLAELCIHTMADAGADVLFAMIDGGRSGATAACRARGVAQIGNVLDWVARDPQVFVASAVADSGEAIFRAVADFARGELALGRRRRFGLEEPALVRLQLRGDLAASVRVQIETWSHRLCTGEVVPDNEYAGEEWPVPQEAVPYGNASSGERELLAPGPGW comes from the coding sequence ATGAACTTTCTGGCTCGCCGCCCCCGCGTGGCCGTTGCCTTGTTCGGCCCGCAGGGGCAAGGCAGTTTCAACGAAGCCGGTTTGCAAGGTGTGCAGCGCGCCCTGGCTGCCGGCCACGATGTCACGCCTTTCTGGATTGCGCCGCGCGACGAAGCTGCGCGTACGGCGGCGGTGGAGCAGCTGTGCGAGCAAGGGTTCGATCTGATCGTGGCCCATGGCGGACAGGGTGATGCGCCGGTGTCACACACGCTGCAACGCTGGCCAAGCCAGCGTTTTGCCATCACCCAGGGCAGCCTGCAGGCGCCGCAGGTGGCGCGCTACGAGGTGCAGCAGGAGCAGTCGGCGTTTCTGGCGGGCGTGCTGGCGGCGCTGTACAGCCGCTCTGGCGTGGCCGCGCATTTCTCGGGCGAGCGCGTGCGCCCCGGCCTCCAGGGCCGTGCAGCCTATGCACATGGCCTGCGCGTCGTAGGCTGGCAGGGGCGGCTGTTGACGCAGTTCTGCGGCCACCAGCACCAGCCGCAACTGGCCGAGCTGTGTATCCACACCATGGCAGATGCGGGTGCTGATGTGCTGTTTGCCATGATTGACGGCGGTCGCAGCGGCGCAACGGCAGCCTGCCGTGCGCGCGGTGTGGCGCAGATCGGCAATGTGCTCGATTGGGTGGCGCGCGACCCGCAGGTGTTCGTGGCCTCGGCGGTGGCCGATTCGGGCGAGGCCATTTTTCGTGCGGTGGCCGACTTTGCGCGCGGCGAGTTGGCGCTGGGCAGGCGTCGGCGTTTTGGTCTGGAAGAGCCCGCCCTGGTGCGCCTGCAACTGCGCGGTGACCTGGCCGCGTCGGTGCGCGTACAGATCGAGACCTGGAGCCACCGGCTGTGCACCGGAGAGGTAGTGCCGGACAACGAGTACGCCGGAGAGGAATGGCCGGTTCCGCAGGAGGCAGTTCCTTACGGCAATGCCTCTTCGGGTGAGCGCGAATTGCTCGCGCCGGGGCCGGGCTGGTAA
- a CDS encoding outer membrane protein assembly factor BamE — MSLVTKLAMAAAAVAATVFLVGCDQQRIKELEEFVSTEQDVREKFGPPNQIWDEADGSHTLEYTRQPMGAQNYMITIGKDGKMTALRQVLAPDYFAKVRPGMDQQEIRRLLGQPAKRASYPLKNEAEWDWNWIDPPNTKMLFTVVFDAQGRVVRSGSTVVLQDR, encoded by the coding sequence ATGTCCCTCGTCACCAAGCTTGCAATGGCCGCTGCTGCGGTGGCCGCTACCGTGTTTTTGGTGGGCTGTGACCAACAGCGCATCAAGGAACTGGAGGAGTTCGTCTCGACCGAACAGGATGTGCGCGAAAAATTCGGGCCGCCCAACCAGATCTGGGACGAAGCCGACGGCTCGCACACGCTCGAGTACACCCGCCAGCCCATGGGCGCGCAGAACTACATGATCACCATCGGCAAGGATGGCAAGATGACTGCGCTGCGCCAGGTGCTGGCGCCGGACTATTTTGCCAAAGTGCGCCCCGGCATGGACCAGCAGGAAATCCGTCGCCTGCTGGGCCAGCCCGCCAAGCGCGCCAGCTATCCGCTCAAGAACGAGGCCGAGTGGGACTGGAACTGGATCGATCCGCCCAATACCAAGATGCTGTTCACCGTGGTGTTTGATGCGCAGGGCAGGGTAGTGCGCAGCGGCAGCACGGTGGTGCTGCAGGATCGTTGA
- a CDS encoding DUF3460 family protein, producing MSFFRRPDYQSEVTQFINTLKEQKPYLEAGQREGRSLLWDKDLDREEQADFKASRVAQKPYVYQTNHD from the coding sequence ATGTCATTCTTCCGCCGCCCCGACTACCAATCCGAAGTCACCCAGTTCATCAACACGCTCAAAGAGCAAAAGCCTTACCTGGAAGCCGGCCAACGCGAAGGCCGTTCGCTGTTGTGGGACAAGGACCTCGACCGCGAAGAGCAGGCCGATTTCAAGGCCAGCCGCGTGGCCCAGAAGCCCTACGTCTACCAGACCAATCACGACTGA
- a CDS encoding Bug family tripartite tricarboxylate transporter substrate binding protein, protein MLQRRHLLTGALAALPALRIVHAAETGWPRKPIRLVVTFPPGGASDIAARLLAPLLSAQLGQPVVIDNRPGAGSTLGAQAVARSAPDGYTLLLSNSAALSISPHLLARSPYDAARSFTHLGYIGSVPTALVVRQELPVHSFAELVQWLRSQPQAVPYGSGGAASVGHLVGAELARLQGLQLAHVPYRGAGPMRSDLLAGHIPLAIDALPQNLPLAREGRVRLLAVTTVQRVPQASEVPTVAELGLPQLVADNYVGLSAPAGLSEPVAQRLGAALQRALADTAVRQSLAAQGFVQPPLDAQAFARLVQDQSQAWGSVARATGATL, encoded by the coding sequence ATGCTGCAACGCCGCCATTTGCTGACGGGCGCCCTGGCCGCGCTGCCCGCCCTGCGCATCGTGCACGCTGCCGAGACCGGGTGGCCGCGCAAGCCGATCCGGCTGGTCGTGACATTTCCGCCCGGCGGCGCCAGCGACATCGCCGCGCGTCTGCTGGCGCCTCTGTTGTCGGCCCAGCTCGGCCAGCCGGTGGTCATCGACAACCGGCCCGGTGCGGGCTCCACGCTCGGCGCACAGGCCGTGGCGCGCAGTGCGCCTGATGGCTATACGCTGCTGTTGTCCAATTCGGCGGCGCTGTCGATTTCGCCACACCTGCTGGCGCGGTCCCCTTACGATGCCGCGCGCAGCTTCACGCATCTGGGCTACATCGGCTCGGTGCCCACGGCATTGGTGGTTCGGCAGGAGCTACCGGTGCACAGCTTTGCCGAGTTGGTGCAATGGTTGCGCAGCCAGCCGCAGGCCGTGCCCTATGGCAGTGGCGGGGCGGCATCGGTGGGGCATCTGGTGGGGGCGGAGCTCGCACGCTTGCAGGGTTTGCAATTGGCGCATGTGCCCTACCGGGGCGCAGGGCCCATGCGCTCGGACCTGCTGGCGGGCCACATTCCGTTGGCCATTGATGCATTGCCGCAGAACCTGCCGCTCGCCCGCGAGGGTCGCGTGCGGCTGCTGGCGGTAACGACGGTGCAGCGCGTGCCGCAGGCAAGCGAAGTGCCCACGGTGGCTGAGTTGGGCTTGCCGCAGTTGGTGGCCGACAACTATGTGGGGCTGTCGGCACCGGCAGGCCTGTCCGAGCCGGTGGCGCAGCGCCTGGGGGCAGCGCTGCAGCGGGCGCTGGCCGATACCGCCGTGCGCCAGAGCCTCGCCGCTCAGGGTTTTGTACAACCGCCGCTGGACGCACAGGCGTTTGCCCGCCTTGTGCAGGATCAATCACAGGCCTGGGGCAGTGTGGCCCGGGCGACGGGAGCGACGTTATGA